caccaccacattgtttcttgaaatggTTGGCCTTGTCAATGAACTTCTGTTCTCCTAcaagaattgaaccaaTGGGTGCACccaacgacttggacaAACATAAGGAGACACTGTCGAAATAAGAGCAGTACTCTTCGATAGAAATTCCAGTGGCTGCTGAGGCATTCCACAATCTGGCCCCGTCCAAATGCAACTTGATGTCATTTTCTCTACAAAATTGAGAAATCTTGCGAATCTCTTCAATGGGCATGATGATCCCATGTAAGGTGTTTTCAAGCGAAATCACCTTGGTAGGAGCCGCATGGATATCACCATCGTCGAAAGTGACGTTCTCTACTACGTCTTCAAATGTCAAGTAGTTTCCGTTGCTGGGAGTCACAGGATGAACCATTGCCTGTGACAACATAGCCAAACCAGCTGCCTCGTGCAAGAAGACATGGGCACGGTGGTCACACAAGACGCTATAAGGAGGTTGAACCAAGTTGGCTCTCAAACCGATCTGGTTGGACATGGTTCCGCTGACACAGAAGAGAGCAGCCGGCTTTCCGGTCAAGGTACAcatcttctcttccaaagtCAAAGTGACAGCGTCTTCCTTGTAAACGGAGTCTCCGTAGGTGCTGTTGGCGAAACTGGCTTCGACCATGGCCCGGGTGGGAACCGTGAACGTGTCGGATCTGAACTCGTTGTGGGTAACAAACgtttcttcgtcgtcgaTGGTCATCATGGAAA
This Scheffersomyces stipitis CBS 6054 chromosome 3, complete sequence DNA region includes the following protein-coding sequences:
- the GLY2 gene encoding threonine aldolase; protein product: MMTIDDEETFVTHNEFRSDTFTVPTRAMVEASFANSTYGDSVYKEDAVTLTLEEKMCTLTGKPAALFCVSGTMSNQIGLRANLVQPPYSVLCDHRAHVFLHEAAGLAMLSQAMVHPVTPSNGNYLTFEDVVENVTFDDGDIHAAPTKVISLENTLHGIIMPIEEIRKISQFCRENDIKLHLDGARLWNASAATGISIEEYCSYFDSVSLCLSKSLGAPIGSILVGEQKFIDKANHFKKQCGGGIRQAGIVTSMAINAIEQNFPKLVKSHQYAKQVGDFCDQHGIALESPVDTNFVFLDLKANHMDDRLLIELGKKNNIKLMGGRIAFHFQLSQQSVDAVKRVILECYQYNQKNPYKYNIKNNKKMYNYDSIKA